A window of the Callospermophilus lateralis isolate mCalLat2 chromosome 7, mCalLat2.hap1, whole genome shotgun sequence genome harbors these coding sequences:
- the Dennd4b gene encoding DENN domain-containing protein 4B isoform X3 encodes MEADAVSEGGAMAEERPPRLVDYFVVAGLAGNGAPIPEETWVPEPSGPLRPSRPAEPITDVAVIARALGEEVPQGYTCIQASAGGHPLEFSAGLLGGTQPVICYRRGRDKPPLVELGVLYEGKERPKPGFQVLDTTPYSHSANLAPPGPGHPRTYLTYRRAAEGAGLHALGITDLCLVLPSKGEGTPHTYCRLPRNLNPGMWGPAVYLCYKVGLAKANTLVYEAELLGRYPEEDNEAFPLPESVPVFCLPMGATIECWPSQTKYPVPVFSTFVLTGAAGDKVYGAALQFYEAFPRARLSERQARALGLLSAVERGRALGGRAVRSRRAIAVLSHWPAFPAFRAFLTFLYRYSVSGPHRLPLEAHISHFIHNVPFPSPQRPRILVQMSPYDNLLLCQPVSSPLPLSGASFLQLLQSLGPELAVTLLMAVLTEHKLLVHSLRPDLLTSVCEALVSMIFPLHWQCPYIPLCPLVLADVLSAPVPFIVGIHSSYFDLHDPPADVICVDLDTNTLFQTEEKKLLSPRTLPRRPYKVLLATLTTLYQQLDQTYTGPEEEASLEFLLTDYEAVCGRRARLEREVQGAFLRFMACLLKGYRDFLRPLTQAPSEGARDVDNLFYLQGFLKSRERSSHKLYSQLLHTQMFSQFIEECSFGSARHAALEFFDSCVDKVHPEQEKPETAPLVELEELSGSELTVFITPPEEPPAPEGSESTPQYCYDGFPELRAELFESPQEQPGALPVPGPSRSAPSSPAPRRTKQEMKVAQRMAQKSATVPELWARCLLGHCYGLWFLCLPAYVRSAPSRVRALHTAYHVLREMESRKVVLPDEVCYRVLMQLCSYYGQPVLSVRVMLEMRRAGIVPNTITYGYYNKAVLESKWPSGTPGGRLRWAKLRNVVLGAAQFRQPLRDRQRRQQQQQQQQQQQQQQVSAHQEAGSSQTESSLERPSPTRPLQRQTTWAGRSLRDPASPTGRLVKSGSLGSARGAQPTVEAGVAHMIEALGVLEPRGSPVPWHDGSLSDLSLTGEELAPGGSPGGSGLALSAQSTEALEGLSVRGPKASGRQDEAGTPRRGLGARLQQLLTPSRRSPAARISPSEMPPDLPPPARRSPMESLLRPRERPGSTASESSASLGSEWDLSESSLSSLSLRRSSERLSDTPGSLQPPSLEILLSSCSLCRACDSLVYDEEIMAGWAPDDSNLNTTCPFCACPFVPLLSVQTLDSRPSAPSPNPAPVGASSSKDAPVPGGPGPVLSDRRLCLALDEPQLCNGHTGGSSRCVESGAWAYLSPLVLRKELESLVENEGSEVLALPELPAAHPIIFWNLLWYFQRLRLPSILPGLVLASCDGPPPPQVRLLWDILTPDPSSCPPLYVLWRVHSQIPQRVVWPGPVPACLSLALLESVLRHVGLNEVHKAVGLLLETLGPPPAGLHLQRGIYREILFLTMAAMGKDHVDIVAFDKKYKSAFNKLASSMGKEELRQRRAQMPTTKAIDCRKCFGAPLEC; translated from the exons GGTGTTATATGAGGGCAAGGAACGTCCCAAGCCTGGCTTCCAAGTGCTTGATACTACACCGTACAGCCACTCAGCCAACCTGGCCCCTCCAGGCCCCGGACATCCCCGCACCTACCTCACTTATAGGCGGGCAGCAGAGGGGGCAGGACTGCATGCCCTGGGCATCACTGACCTCTGCCTGGTGCTGCCCAGCAAGGGTGAGGGCACGCCTCATACTTACTGCCGGTTGCCCCGCAACCTCAATCCTGGCATG TGGGGCCCAGCGGTGTACCTGTGCTACAAGGTGGGCCTGGCCAAAGCCAACACGCTGGTGTATGAGGCAG AGCTGCTGGGCCGCTACCCAGAGGAGGACAATGAGGCTTTCCCGCTACCCGAGTCAGTGCCAGTCTTCTGCCTGCCCATGGGGGCCACTATCGAGTGCTGGCCTTCCCAGACCAAGTACCCCGTGCCCGTCTTCTCCACCTTTGTGCTCACGGGTGCCGCTGGTGATAAG GTGTATGGTGCCGCCCTGCAGTTCTATGAGGCCTTTCCGAGGGCCAGGCTGTCAGAGCGGCAGGCGCGGGCACTGGGCCTGTTGAGCGCCGTGGAACGGGGCCGGGCGCTGGGCGGCCGTGCGGTGCGCAGCCGGCGGGCTATCGCCGTGCTGTCCCACTGGCCTGCCTTTCCAGCCTTCAGAGCCTTCCTCACCTTCCTTTACCGCTACTCCGTCTCGGGCCCCCACCGCCTGCCCTTGGAAGC GCACATCTCCCACTTCATTCACAACGTGCCCTTCCCTTCCCCACAGAGACCCCGCATCTTAGTGCAG ATGTCTCCCTATGACAACCTGCTCCTCTGTCAGCCTGTGTCCTCACCCTTGCCCCTCAG CGGCGCCAGCTTCCTGCAGCTGCTGCAGAGCCTGGGCCCTGAGCTGGCTGTCACGCTGCTGATGGCTGTGCTCACAGAGCACAAGTTGCTGGTCCACTCGCTGAGGCCGGACCTGCTCACGAGCGTCTGTGAGGCCCTCGTCTCG ATGATCTTCCCGCTGCACTGGCAGTGCCCCTACATTCCGCTGTGCCCCCTGGTGCTGGCAGACGTGCTGAGCGCCCCCGTGCCCTTCATCGTGGGCATCCACTCCAGCTACTTTGATCTGCATGACCCTCCTGCCGACGTCATCTGTGTCGATCTCGATACCAACACGCTCTTCCA GACAGAGGAAAAGAAGCTCCTCTCCCCTCGCACTCTGCCCCGCAGACCCTACAAAGTTCTGCTGGCCACACTAACAACCCTGTACCAGCAACTGGACCAGA CGTATACTGGACCTGAGGAGGAGGCATCCCTGGAATTCCTGTTGACGGACTATGAGGCCGTCTGCGGCCGCCGCGCCCGCCTGGAGCGAGAAGTCCAGGGAGCCTTCCTGCGCTTCATGGCCTGCCTGCTCAAGGGCTACCGGGACTTCCTGCGCCCCCTCACCCAGGCCCCTTCTGAGGGGGCTCGTGACGTTGACAACCTTTTCTATCTTCAGG GTTTCCTCAAGTCCCGAGAACGCTCCAGCCACAAGCTGTACTCTCAGCTGCTGCACACGCAGATGTTCTCACAGTTCATTGAAGAATGTTCTTTTGGCTCTGCTCGGCATGCTGCCCTTGAATTCTTTGACTCTTGTGTTGATAAG GTCCACCCGGAGCAGGAGAAGCCCGAGACAGCGCCCTTAGTGGAGCTGGAAGAACTCTCGGGAAGCGAGCTCACTGTCTTCATCACGCCCCCTGAGGAGCCCCCCGCACCAGAGGGTAGTGAATCCACTCCCCAGTACTG CTATGATGGGTTCCCAGAATTACGGGCTGAGCTATTTGAGTCTCCTCAAGAGCAACCAGGGGCCCTGCCTGTGCCAGGCCCATCCCGTAGCGCCCCCAGCAGTCCTGCCCCTCGCCGTACCAAACAG GAGATGAAGGTGGCCCAGCGGATGGCACAGAAGTCAGCAACAGTGCCCGAGCTGTGGGCCCGGTGCCTGCTGGGCCATTGCTACGGGCTGTGGTTCCTGTGTCTTCCCGCCTATGTGCGGTCAGCACCCTCCCGGGTGCGGGCGCTGCACACAGCCTACCATGTGCTGCGTGAGATGGAGAGCCGCAAGGTGGTGCTCCCCGATGAG GTGTGTTACCGGGTGCTGATGCAGCTCTGCTCCTACTACGGGCAGCCCGTCTTGTCTGTGCGGGTCATGCTGGAGATGCGACGGGCAGGCATCGTGCCCAACACCATCACCTATGGTTACTACAATAAG GCTGTGCTGGAAAGCAAGTGGCCATCTGGTACACCAGGTGGACGTTTGCGTTGGGCCAAGCTCCGGAATGTTGTCCTGGGGGCTGCTCAATTCCGTCAGCCTCTGAGAGATCGGCagcggcggcagcagcagcagcagcagcagcagcagcagcagcagcagcaggtgtCCGCACACCAAGAAGCTGGCAGTTCCCAGACAG AGTCCTCCCTGGAACGCCCTTCCCCCACCCGTCCCCTTCAGCGCCAGACGACTTGGGCTGGGCGAAGTCTGAGGGACCCGGCCTCACCCACTGGGCGCCTGGTGAAGAGTGGCAGTTTGGGCAGTGCCCGAGGAGCCCAGCCCACTGTAGAGGCCGGTGTGGCCCACA TGATAGAGGCTTTAGGGGTCCTGGAGCCCCGGGGATCACCTGTGCCCTGGCACGATGGAAGTCTCTCAGACCTGAGCCTGACAGGGGAGGAGCTGGCACCTGGAGGCAGTCCAGGCGGCTCAGGCTTGGCCCTGAGTGCCCAGTCCACCGAGGCCCTGGAAGGGCTGAGTGTGCGAGGGCCCAAGGCTAGTGGGCGTCAGGATGAGGCAGGCACCCCGCGGCGAGGGCTGGGTGCCCGCCTCCAGCAGCTGCTCACTCCTTCCCGCCGCTCCCCTGCTGCCCGCATTTCCCCATCAGAGATGCCCCCTGACCTGCCTCCCCCTGCCCGTCGCAGCCCAATGGAGAGTCTTCTGAGGCCCCGGGAGCGACCTGGATCCACTGCATCGGAG AGCTCAGCCTCTCTGGGCAGTGAGTGGGACCTCTCAGAGTCTTCTCTCAGTAGCCTGAGCCTTCGCCGTTCCTCAGAGCGCCTCAGTGACACCCCTGGATCCCTCCAGCCACCTTCCCTGGAA ATTCTGCTCTCCAGCTGCTCCCTGTGCCGTGCCTGTGACTCACTGGTGTACGATGAGGAAATCATGGCTGGTTGGGCACCTGACGACTCTAACCTCAACACAACCTGCCCCTTCTGCGCCTGCCCTTTTGTGCCCTTGCTCAGTGTTCAGACCCTTGATTCCCGACCCAG TGCCCCCAGCCCCAACCCTGCCCCTGTTGGTGCCAGTAGCAGCAAAGACGCCCCTGTTCCTGGGGGTCCTGGCCCTGTGCTCAGCGACCGCAGGCTCTGTCTCGCCCTGGATGAGCCTCAGCTCTGCAACGGGCACACGGGG GGCTCCTCTAGGTGCGTGGAGAGTGGGGCCTGGGCATACCTGAGTCCCCTGGTGCTGCGGAAGGAGCTGGAGTCTCTTGTAGAGAATGAGGGCAGCGAGGTTCTGGCACTGCCTGAACTGCCTGCTGCCCACCCCATCATCTTCTGGAACCTTCTGTGGTATTTCCAACGGCTACGCCTGCCTAGTATTCTACCAGGCCTGGTACTGGCCTCCTGTGATGGGCCCCCGCCTCCCCAG GTGCGACTGCTGTGGGATATCCTGACTCCTGACCCTAGCAGCTGCCCACCTCTCTATGTGCTCTGGAGGGTCCACA GCCAGATCCCTCAGCGGGTGGTGTGGCCAGGCCCCGTACCTGCGTGTCTCAGCTTGGCATTGCTGGAGTCAGTGCTGCGCCATGTTGGGCTCAATGAGGTGCACAAGGCTGTGGGGCTCTTGCTGGAGACTCTAGGGCCCCCTCCTGCTGGCCTGCACCTGCAGAG GGGTATTTACCGCGAGATCTTATTCCTGACAATGGCTGCCATGGGCAAGGACCACGTGGACATAG TGGCCTTCGACAAGAAGTACAAGTCCGCCTTCAACAAGCTGGCCAGCAGCATGGGCAAGGAGGAACTGAGGCAGCGGCGCGCACAGATGCCCACTACCAAGGCCATTGATTGCCGAAAATGTTTTGGAGCACCTCTGGAATGCTAG
- the Dennd4b gene encoding DENN domain-containing protein 4B isoform X1: protein MEADAVSEGGAMAEERPPRLVDYFVVAGLAGNGAPIPEETWVPEPSGPLRPSRPAEPITDVAVIARALGEEVPQGYTCIQASAGGHPLEFSAGLLGGTQPVICYRRGRDKPPLVELGVLYEGKERPKPGFQVLDTTPYSHSANLAPPGPGHPRTYLTYRRAAEGAGLHALGITDLCLVLPSKGEGTPHTYCRLPRNLNPGMWGPAVYLCYKVGLAKANTLVYEAELLGRYPEEDNEAFPLPESVPVFCLPMGATIECWPSQTKYPVPVFSTFVLTGAAGDKVYGAALQFYEAFPRARLSERQARALGLLSAVERGRALGGRAVRSRRAIAVLSHWPAFPAFRAFLTFLYRYSVSGPHRLPLEAHISHFIHNVPFPSPQRPRILVQMSPYDNLLLCQPVSSPLPLSGASFLQLLQSLGPELAVTLLMAVLTEHKLLVHSLRPDLLTSVCEALVSMIFPLHWQCPYIPLCPLVLADVLSAPVPFIVGIHSSYFDLHDPPADVICVDLDTNTLFQTEEKKLLSPRTLPRRPYKVLLATLTTLYQQLDQTYTGPEEEASLEFLLTDYEAVCGRRARLEREVQGAFLRFMACLLKGYRDFLRPLTQAPSEGARDVDNLFYLQGFLKSRERSSHKLYSQLLHTQMFSQFIEECSFGSARHAALEFFDSCVDKVHPEQEKPETAPLVELEELSGSELTVFITPPEEPPAPEGSESTPQYCYDGFPELRAELFESPQEQPGALPVPGPSRSAPSSPAPRRTKQEMKVAQRMAQKSATVPELWARCLLGHCYGLWFLCLPAYVRSAPSRVRALHTAYHVLREMESRKVVLPDEVCYRVLMQLCSYYGQPVLSVRVMLEMRRAGIVPNTITYGYYNKAVLESKWPSGTPGGRLRWAKLRNVVLGAAQFRQPLRDRQRRQQQQQQQQQQQQQQVSAHQEAGSSQTESSLERPSPTRPLQRQTTWAGRSLRDPASPTGRLVKSGSLGSARGAQPTVEAGVAHMIEALGVLEPRGSPVPWHDGSLSDLSLTGEELAPGGSPGGSGLALSAQSTEALEGLSVRGPKASGRQDEAGTPRRGLGARLQQLLTPSRRSPAARISPSEMPPDLPPPARRSPMESLLRPRERPGSTASESSASLGSEWDLSESSLSSLSLRRSSERLSDTPGSLQPPSLEILLSSCSLCRACDSLVYDEEIMAGWAPDDSNLNTTCPFCACPFVPLLSVQTLDSRPSAPSPNPAPVGASSSKDAPVPGGPGPVLSDRRLCLALDEPQLCNGHTGGSSRCVESGAWAYLSPLVLRKELESLVENEGSEVLALPELPAAHPIIFWNLLWYFQRLRLPSILPGLVLASCDGPPPPQLPQAPSPWLTPDPASVQVRLLWDILTPDPSSCPPLYVLWRVHSQIPQRVVWPGPVPACLSLALLESVLRHVGLNEVHKAVGLLLETLGPPPAGLHLQRGIYREILFLTMAAMGKDHVDIVAFDKKYKSAFNKLASSMGKEELRQRRAQMPTTKAIDCRKCFGAPLEC, encoded by the exons GGTGTTATATGAGGGCAAGGAACGTCCCAAGCCTGGCTTCCAAGTGCTTGATACTACACCGTACAGCCACTCAGCCAACCTGGCCCCTCCAGGCCCCGGACATCCCCGCACCTACCTCACTTATAGGCGGGCAGCAGAGGGGGCAGGACTGCATGCCCTGGGCATCACTGACCTCTGCCTGGTGCTGCCCAGCAAGGGTGAGGGCACGCCTCATACTTACTGCCGGTTGCCCCGCAACCTCAATCCTGGCATG TGGGGCCCAGCGGTGTACCTGTGCTACAAGGTGGGCCTGGCCAAAGCCAACACGCTGGTGTATGAGGCAG AGCTGCTGGGCCGCTACCCAGAGGAGGACAATGAGGCTTTCCCGCTACCCGAGTCAGTGCCAGTCTTCTGCCTGCCCATGGGGGCCACTATCGAGTGCTGGCCTTCCCAGACCAAGTACCCCGTGCCCGTCTTCTCCACCTTTGTGCTCACGGGTGCCGCTGGTGATAAG GTGTATGGTGCCGCCCTGCAGTTCTATGAGGCCTTTCCGAGGGCCAGGCTGTCAGAGCGGCAGGCGCGGGCACTGGGCCTGTTGAGCGCCGTGGAACGGGGCCGGGCGCTGGGCGGCCGTGCGGTGCGCAGCCGGCGGGCTATCGCCGTGCTGTCCCACTGGCCTGCCTTTCCAGCCTTCAGAGCCTTCCTCACCTTCCTTTACCGCTACTCCGTCTCGGGCCCCCACCGCCTGCCCTTGGAAGC GCACATCTCCCACTTCATTCACAACGTGCCCTTCCCTTCCCCACAGAGACCCCGCATCTTAGTGCAG ATGTCTCCCTATGACAACCTGCTCCTCTGTCAGCCTGTGTCCTCACCCTTGCCCCTCAG CGGCGCCAGCTTCCTGCAGCTGCTGCAGAGCCTGGGCCCTGAGCTGGCTGTCACGCTGCTGATGGCTGTGCTCACAGAGCACAAGTTGCTGGTCCACTCGCTGAGGCCGGACCTGCTCACGAGCGTCTGTGAGGCCCTCGTCTCG ATGATCTTCCCGCTGCACTGGCAGTGCCCCTACATTCCGCTGTGCCCCCTGGTGCTGGCAGACGTGCTGAGCGCCCCCGTGCCCTTCATCGTGGGCATCCACTCCAGCTACTTTGATCTGCATGACCCTCCTGCCGACGTCATCTGTGTCGATCTCGATACCAACACGCTCTTCCA GACAGAGGAAAAGAAGCTCCTCTCCCCTCGCACTCTGCCCCGCAGACCCTACAAAGTTCTGCTGGCCACACTAACAACCCTGTACCAGCAACTGGACCAGA CGTATACTGGACCTGAGGAGGAGGCATCCCTGGAATTCCTGTTGACGGACTATGAGGCCGTCTGCGGCCGCCGCGCCCGCCTGGAGCGAGAAGTCCAGGGAGCCTTCCTGCGCTTCATGGCCTGCCTGCTCAAGGGCTACCGGGACTTCCTGCGCCCCCTCACCCAGGCCCCTTCTGAGGGGGCTCGTGACGTTGACAACCTTTTCTATCTTCAGG GTTTCCTCAAGTCCCGAGAACGCTCCAGCCACAAGCTGTACTCTCAGCTGCTGCACACGCAGATGTTCTCACAGTTCATTGAAGAATGTTCTTTTGGCTCTGCTCGGCATGCTGCCCTTGAATTCTTTGACTCTTGTGTTGATAAG GTCCACCCGGAGCAGGAGAAGCCCGAGACAGCGCCCTTAGTGGAGCTGGAAGAACTCTCGGGAAGCGAGCTCACTGTCTTCATCACGCCCCCTGAGGAGCCCCCCGCACCAGAGGGTAGTGAATCCACTCCCCAGTACTG CTATGATGGGTTCCCAGAATTACGGGCTGAGCTATTTGAGTCTCCTCAAGAGCAACCAGGGGCCCTGCCTGTGCCAGGCCCATCCCGTAGCGCCCCCAGCAGTCCTGCCCCTCGCCGTACCAAACAG GAGATGAAGGTGGCCCAGCGGATGGCACAGAAGTCAGCAACAGTGCCCGAGCTGTGGGCCCGGTGCCTGCTGGGCCATTGCTACGGGCTGTGGTTCCTGTGTCTTCCCGCCTATGTGCGGTCAGCACCCTCCCGGGTGCGGGCGCTGCACACAGCCTACCATGTGCTGCGTGAGATGGAGAGCCGCAAGGTGGTGCTCCCCGATGAG GTGTGTTACCGGGTGCTGATGCAGCTCTGCTCCTACTACGGGCAGCCCGTCTTGTCTGTGCGGGTCATGCTGGAGATGCGACGGGCAGGCATCGTGCCCAACACCATCACCTATGGTTACTACAATAAG GCTGTGCTGGAAAGCAAGTGGCCATCTGGTACACCAGGTGGACGTTTGCGTTGGGCCAAGCTCCGGAATGTTGTCCTGGGGGCTGCTCAATTCCGTCAGCCTCTGAGAGATCGGCagcggcggcagcagcagcagcagcagcagcagcagcagcagcagcagcaggtgtCCGCACACCAAGAAGCTGGCAGTTCCCAGACAG AGTCCTCCCTGGAACGCCCTTCCCCCACCCGTCCCCTTCAGCGCCAGACGACTTGGGCTGGGCGAAGTCTGAGGGACCCGGCCTCACCCACTGGGCGCCTGGTGAAGAGTGGCAGTTTGGGCAGTGCCCGAGGAGCCCAGCCCACTGTAGAGGCCGGTGTGGCCCACA TGATAGAGGCTTTAGGGGTCCTGGAGCCCCGGGGATCACCTGTGCCCTGGCACGATGGAAGTCTCTCAGACCTGAGCCTGACAGGGGAGGAGCTGGCACCTGGAGGCAGTCCAGGCGGCTCAGGCTTGGCCCTGAGTGCCCAGTCCACCGAGGCCCTGGAAGGGCTGAGTGTGCGAGGGCCCAAGGCTAGTGGGCGTCAGGATGAGGCAGGCACCCCGCGGCGAGGGCTGGGTGCCCGCCTCCAGCAGCTGCTCACTCCTTCCCGCCGCTCCCCTGCTGCCCGCATTTCCCCATCAGAGATGCCCCCTGACCTGCCTCCCCCTGCCCGTCGCAGCCCAATGGAGAGTCTTCTGAGGCCCCGGGAGCGACCTGGATCCACTGCATCGGAG AGCTCAGCCTCTCTGGGCAGTGAGTGGGACCTCTCAGAGTCTTCTCTCAGTAGCCTGAGCCTTCGCCGTTCCTCAGAGCGCCTCAGTGACACCCCTGGATCCCTCCAGCCACCTTCCCTGGAA ATTCTGCTCTCCAGCTGCTCCCTGTGCCGTGCCTGTGACTCACTGGTGTACGATGAGGAAATCATGGCTGGTTGGGCACCTGACGACTCTAACCTCAACACAACCTGCCCCTTCTGCGCCTGCCCTTTTGTGCCCTTGCTCAGTGTTCAGACCCTTGATTCCCGACCCAG TGCCCCCAGCCCCAACCCTGCCCCTGTTGGTGCCAGTAGCAGCAAAGACGCCCCTGTTCCTGGGGGTCCTGGCCCTGTGCTCAGCGACCGCAGGCTCTGTCTCGCCCTGGATGAGCCTCAGCTCTGCAACGGGCACACGGGG GGCTCCTCTAGGTGCGTGGAGAGTGGGGCCTGGGCATACCTGAGTCCCCTGGTGCTGCGGAAGGAGCTGGAGTCTCTTGTAGAGAATGAGGGCAGCGAGGTTCTGGCACTGCCTGAACTGCCTGCTGCCCACCCCATCATCTTCTGGAACCTTCTGTGGTATTTCCAACGGCTACGCCTGCCTAGTATTCTACCAGGCCTGGTACTGGCCTCCTGTGATGGGCCCCCGCCTCCCCAG CTCCCCCAGGCcccgtctccttggctaactcctgATCCAGCCTCTGTGCAGGTGCGACTGCTGTGGGATATCCTGACTCCTGACCCTAGCAGCTGCCCACCTCTCTATGTGCTCTGGAGGGTCCACA GCCAGATCCCTCAGCGGGTGGTGTGGCCAGGCCCCGTACCTGCGTGTCTCAGCTTGGCATTGCTGGAGTCAGTGCTGCGCCATGTTGGGCTCAATGAGGTGCACAAGGCTGTGGGGCTCTTGCTGGAGACTCTAGGGCCCCCTCCTGCTGGCCTGCACCTGCAGAG GGGTATTTACCGCGAGATCTTATTCCTGACAATGGCTGCCATGGGCAAGGACCACGTGGACATAG TGGCCTTCGACAAGAAGTACAAGTCCGCCTTCAACAAGCTGGCCAGCAGCATGGGCAAGGAGGAACTGAGGCAGCGGCGCGCACAGATGCCCACTACCAAGGCCATTGATTGCCGAAAATGTTTTGGAGCACCTCTGGAATGCTAG